The following proteins come from a genomic window of Planctomycetota bacterium:
- the gspE gene encoding type II secretion system ATPase GspE, with amino-acid sequence MAHRRKLLGTILTELGVITHPQLQEALDLQKDSSVRIGDALLTLGYCTPGDIAHALSLQFGRKVVDPRTLDIAQEALAAVPKAMAREHHLIPISRADGRLTVAVADPLDLYALDHLRFATNCDIDYVIAASDAIEEAIHQKYETGEETVDNMLQEFTESDIAFTDKNADELGEGDSADDAPVIRLVTLIITEALRSRASDIHIEPLMNRLRIRYRVDGVCFEVENPPKSLQGAIVSRIKIMSDMDVAERRRPQDGRIRMKLLGRDIDLRVSALPASHGPSVVLRILDKQSVLLGVQDLGFGDDDYRRFRAIIKRPNGIVLVTGPTGSGKTTTLYAALNELNTPDRKIITAEDPVEYSLTGINQAEVREPIGMTFARILRAMLRQAPNVILVGEIRDKETAEIAIQAALTGHLVFSTLHTNDAPSAVARLIDMGVQPFLVSSSIQAIMAQRLIRRICANCKEPYEPKPVELKMVNLTPEDVAHVTFYKGAGCGECNHTGFKGRVGIFELMEMDGQLRDMAFNKAPTNRIRDQAIASGMRPLLQDGVRKVLQGLTTIEEVLSNVAGDILAATT; translated from the coding sequence ATGGCCCACCGCAGGAAGCTACTGGGTACGATCCTGACCGAGTTGGGCGTGATCACACACCCACAGCTCCAGGAGGCGCTGGACCTCCAGAAGGACTCCAGCGTCCGCATCGGCGATGCGCTGCTAACGCTGGGCTATTGCACCCCTGGGGACATTGCGCACGCTCTTTCTCTCCAGTTTGGCCGCAAGGTGGTGGACCCGCGCACGCTCGACATCGCCCAGGAGGCCCTCGCCGCGGTGCCCAAGGCCATGGCGCGCGAGCACCACCTGATCCCCATCAGCCGGGCCGACGGCCGGCTGACCGTGGCCGTGGCCGACCCGCTCGACCTGTATGCGCTCGACCACCTGCGCTTCGCAACCAACTGCGACATTGACTACGTCATCGCGGCCAGCGACGCCATCGAGGAAGCGATCCACCAGAAGTACGAAACGGGCGAAGAGACCGTTGACAACATGCTCCAGGAGTTCACCGAGAGCGACATCGCTTTCACAGACAAGAACGCCGACGAGCTGGGGGAAGGCGACTCTGCGGACGATGCGCCCGTCATCCGCCTGGTCACACTCATCATCACAGAGGCGCTGCGCTCCCGGGCGAGCGACATCCACATCGAACCCCTCATGAACCGCCTGCGCATCCGCTACAGGGTGGACGGCGTGTGCTTCGAGGTGGAGAACCCGCCCAAGAGCCTTCAGGGCGCGATCGTCTCGCGTATCAAGATCATGAGCGACATGGACGTGGCCGAGCGGCGGCGCCCGCAGGACGGGCGAATCCGCATGAAGCTCCTGGGCCGGGACATTGACCTGCGCGTCTCCGCCCTTCCGGCCAGCCACGGCCCCAGCGTCGTCCTGCGTATTCTTGACAAGCAGTCGGTCTTGCTCGGCGTGCAGGACCTCGGGTTCGGCGACGACGACTACCGGCGCTTCCGCGCTATCATCAAGCGGCCCAACGGCATCGTGCTGGTCACCGGCCCCACCGGCTCGGGCAAGACCACCACGCTCTACGCCGCCCTGAACGAGCTGAACACGCCCGACCGCAAGATCATCACGGCCGAGGACCCTGTCGAGTACAGCCTCACGGGCATCAACCAGGCCGAGGTCCGCGAGCCGATCGGCATGACCTTCGCCCGAATCCTGCGCGCCATGCTGCGTCAGGCGCCCAATGTGATCCTGGTCGGCGAAATCCGCGACAAGGAGACCGCCGAAATCGCCATCCAGGCGGCCCTCACGGGCCACCTGGTCTTCTCCACGCTCCACACCAACGACGCCCCGTCCGCCGTCGCCCGTCTGATCGACATGGGCGTCCAGCCCTTCCTGGTCTCCTCGTCCATCCAGGCGATCATGGCCCAGCGCCTCATCCGCAGGATTTGCGCGAACTGCAAGGAGCCGTACGAGCCCAAGCCCGTCGAGCTCAAGATGGTGAACCTCACCCCTGAGGACGTGGCGCACGTGACCTTCTACAAGGGGGCCGGCTGCGGCGAATGCAACCACACAGGCTTCAAGGGCCGTGTGGGCATCTTCGAGCTCATGGAGATGGACGGACAGCTCCGCGACATGGCCTTCAACAAAGCCCCCACCAACCGCATCCGCGACCAGGCGATCGCGTCCGGCATGCGGCCCCTGCTTCAGGACGGCGTCCGCAAGGTGCTGCAAGGCCTGACGACAATCGAAGAGGTCCTCAGCAACGTCGCGGGCGACATCCTGGCCGCGACCACCTAG
- a CDS encoding type II secretion system protein, which yields MRPSRLPGASSARQADGFTLIELLVTMAILASLVAILAPVINSARRAAKIAGTKNLLAQLEAAIDRFNESWGYYPPDKIPSSFAKAKKFSADQVWAGFPGTSESSEALYYCLANPYATPSSPFIELQAGKECDDTNGNGIPEIIDTWGRSFIYKRKLIDPGTTMPSVFPGVADLGTADWRISNNLPSRNKNSYDLWSRGPYAGDPKMEERYWITNWK from the coding sequence ATGCGGCCATCCAGGCTTCCCGGAGCTTCTTCGGCCCGGCAGGCCGATGGCTTCACGCTTATCGAGCTGCTGGTGACCATGGCCATCCTCGCCAGCCTGGTCGCCATCCTCGCGCCCGTCATCAACTCCGCACGCCGCGCCGCCAAGATCGCGGGGACCAAGAACCTCCTCGCCCAGTTGGAGGCCGCCATTGACCGCTTCAACGAGAGCTGGGGCTACTACCCCCCCGACAAGATCCCATCGAGTTTCGCCAAGGCCAAGAAGTTCAGCGCCGACCAGGTCTGGGCGGGCTTCCCAGGCACCTCCGAGTCCTCTGAGGCCCTCTACTACTGCCTCGCCAACCCCTACGCCACGCCCTCCAGCCCCTTCATCGAGCTCCAGGCCGGCAAGGAGTGCGACGACACCAACGGCAACGGCATCCCGGAGATCATAGACACCTGGGGCCGGTCCTTCATCTACAAGCGCAAGCTGATTGACCCCGGCACCACGATGCCCTCCGTCTTCCCCGGTGTCGCCGACCTCGGCACCGCGGACTGGCGAATCAGCAACAACCTGCCCAGCCGAAACAAGAACTCCTACGATCTGTGGTCCCGCGGCCCGTACGCAGGCGACCCGAAGATGGAAGAGCGTTACTGGATCACCAACTGGAAGTAG
- a CDS encoding ATPase, T2SS/T4P/T4SS family, giving the protein MSEIEQSSRRTRRRRSRKILGELLQEKGWATEQQIQDCVEEAKAEGKVLGAVLVARGIITDEQLVHVLAEQAGMGVVDLDTIEVPKDVIDRVSVSIAEVYRIAPVKFEDGVLTVAMADPLQVQALDDLRFMLNCDVEGVVATEAAVDRAVKKFYAGQRESVEQIIHEIEESREELTYDIQYGQQTTSIDIEQLQELANSMPVVKLLNLILIQAIKDQSSDIHFEPFEDEFKVRYRVDGVLYEMMPPPRHLALAITSRIKVMSNLNIAETRLPQDGRIELNMGHNPVDLRISTLPCIYGESVVMRVLDRSVVSLDLQRLGLREDELRIVKGLVDKPHGIILVTGPTGSGKTTTLYSALNYANKIDIKIITTEDPVEYDLEGIMQVQVNEDIGVTFARCLRSILRQDPDKILVGEIRDLETAQIAIQASLTGHVVLSTLHTNDAPTTITRLIDVGVEPYLLCATLEAIVAQRLVRTICTNCKTPYEPSAEALASVGLTKADLEGKQFCYGKGCQRCNNTGYRGRTAIFEIMVISDTLREMIMRHEPATALRAVARQEGMRTLRESGMLHIYDGISTIEEVVRETQVMV; this is encoded by the coding sequence ATGTCCGAGATCGAGCAAAGCTCCCGGCGGACCCGGCGGCGCCGCAGCCGCAAGATCCTGGGCGAACTGCTCCAGGAGAAGGGCTGGGCCACCGAACAGCAGATCCAGGACTGCGTCGAGGAGGCCAAGGCCGAAGGCAAGGTGCTCGGCGCCGTGCTTGTCGCCCGTGGCATCATCACCGACGAGCAACTCGTCCACGTTCTCGCCGAGCAGGCGGGAATGGGCGTGGTGGACCTCGACACCATCGAAGTCCCCAAGGACGTGATTGACCGCGTCTCGGTCTCGATCGCCGAAGTGTACCGCATCGCCCCCGTCAAGTTCGAGGACGGTGTGCTCACGGTCGCCATGGCCGACCCGCTCCAGGTGCAGGCCCTGGACGACCTGCGCTTCATGCTCAACTGCGACGTCGAGGGCGTGGTCGCCACCGAGGCCGCCGTAGACCGCGCGGTGAAGAAGTTCTACGCGGGGCAACGCGAGTCGGTCGAACAGATCATCCACGAGATCGAAGAGTCCCGCGAAGAACTCACCTACGACATCCAGTACGGCCAGCAGACGACCTCCATTGACATCGAGCAGCTCCAGGAGCTGGCCAACTCGATGCCCGTCGTCAAACTCCTCAACCTGATCCTCATCCAGGCCATCAAGGACCAGTCGTCCGACATCCACTTCGAGCCCTTCGAAGACGAGTTCAAGGTCCGCTACCGCGTGGACGGCGTGCTGTACGAAATGATGCCGCCCCCGCGGCACCTGGCCCTGGCCATCACCTCGCGCATCAAAGTCATGTCGAACCTCAACATCGCCGAAACCCGCCTGCCGCAGGACGGCCGCATCGAGCTCAACATGGGCCATAACCCCGTGGACCTGCGTATCTCGACGCTCCCGTGCATCTACGGCGAGAGCGTGGTCATGCGCGTGCTCGACCGCAGCGTCGTCTCCCTCGACCTTCAGCGGCTCGGCCTGCGCGAGGACGAGCTGCGGATCGTCAAGGGCCTCGTGGACAAGCCCCACGGCATCATCCTGGTCACCGGCCCCACCGGCTCGGGCAAGACCACCACGCTCTACTCGGCCCTCAACTACGCCAACAAGATTGACATCAAGATCATCACCACCGAGGACCCCGTCGAGTACGACCTCGAGGGGATCATGCAGGTGCAGGTCAACGAGGACATCGGCGTGACCTTCGCCCGCTGCCTGCGCTCGATCCTGCGTCAGGACCCCGACAAGATCCTGGTCGGCGAAATCCGCGACCTGGAGACGGCCCAGATCGCCATCCAGGCCTCCCTGACGGGCCACGTGGTGCTCTCCACGCTGCACACCAACGACGCGCCCACCACGATCACGCGTCTCATTGACGTCGGCGTCGAGCCCTACCTGCTGTGCGCCACGCTCGAGGCCATCGTGGCCCAGCGCCTCGTGCGCACCATCTGCACCAACTGCAAGACCCCCTACGAACCCTCCGCCGAGGCCCTCGCCTCCGTGGGCCTCACCAAGGCCGACCTGGAGGGCAAGCAGTTCTGCTACGGCAAGGGCTGCCAGCGTTGCAACAACACCGGCTACCGCGGCCGCACCGCCATCTTCGAGATCATGGTCATCAGCGACACGTTGCGCGAGATGATCATGCGTCACGAGCCGGCCACGGCCCTCCGCGCGGTCGCCCGTCAGGAAGGCATGCGCACGCTCCGCGAGAGCGGCATGCTCCATATCTACGACGGCATCAGCACCATCGAGGAGGTGGTCCGCGAAACACAAGTCATGGTCTAA
- a CDS encoding type II secretion system F family protein — MPTFSYEALDSQGQVVHGEIEATSSEEAIVKIRGKSYFPTNVKEKAARKARAAAVGPRKRKKAVAFGKVKSKQLAAFTRQLSTLVDAGLPIVRSLKILEEQQKPGVLKNQLGDVAEDVEGGSALSEALAKHPKTFDKLYINMVRAGEAGGVLDSILERLAGFMEKSQRLKKQVVSALIYPAAVITAAGGILAAIMILVVPKFEEMFKDMRMTLPQMTQMLISFSNWIRNWWFLIPVIPFSIFVIMKIIGANKTGRYVLDKVKLKMPLFGMIISKSTISRFARTLGTLISSGVPILEALSIVKEATGNAVFETAIGRVHDSIREGENIAGPLGQTKIVDAMVLNMVDVGEETGELDKMLIKVAETYDEDVDALVSGMMSLIEPLLIIVLGTAVGFIVIALFLPLISLMQQLGGS, encoded by the coding sequence ATGCCCACCTTCTCGTATGAGGCGCTCGACAGCCAGGGCCAGGTGGTCCACGGCGAGATCGAGGCGACCTCCAGCGAAGAGGCCATCGTCAAGATCCGCGGCAAGAGCTACTTCCCCACCAACGTCAAGGAGAAGGCGGCCCGCAAGGCCCGCGCCGCAGCCGTCGGCCCACGCAAGCGCAAGAAGGCCGTCGCCTTCGGTAAGGTGAAGTCCAAGCAGCTCGCCGCCTTCACCCGCCAGCTCTCCACGCTGGTGGACGCCGGCCTCCCCATCGTGCGCAGCCTCAAGATCCTCGAAGAGCAGCAGAAGCCCGGCGTGCTCAAGAACCAGCTCGGAGACGTCGCCGAGGACGTCGAGGGCGGCTCCGCGCTCTCGGAGGCGCTTGCGAAGCACCCCAAGACCTTCGACAAACTTTACATTAACATGGTGCGTGCCGGAGAGGCGGGCGGTGTGCTCGACTCGATCCTGGAACGTCTCGCCGGCTTCATGGAAAAGTCCCAGCGCCTAAAAAAGCAGGTCGTGTCGGCCCTCATCTACCCGGCCGCCGTCATCACCGCCGCCGGCGGCATTCTGGCGGCAATCATGATCCTGGTCGTCCCCAAGTTCGAAGAGATGTTCAAGGACATGCGGATGACCCTGCCCCAGATGACCCAGATGCTGATCTCCTTCAGCAACTGGATCCGGAACTGGTGGTTCCTCATCCCGGTCATCCCCTTCAGCATCTTCGTCATAATGAAGATCATTGGGGCAAACAAGACCGGACGCTACGTGCTGGACAAGGTCAAGCTCAAGATGCCTCTGTTCGGCATGATCATCAGCAAGTCCACCATCTCGCGGTTCGCGCGCACGTTGGGCACGCTGATCTCATCGGGCGTGCCGATCCTCGAGGCCCTCTCCATTGTGAAGGAGGCCACGGGCAATGCCGTCTTCGAGACGGCCATCGGCCGCGTGCACGACAGCATCCGCGAGGGCGAGAACATCGCCGGCCCGCTGGGCCAGACCAAGATCGTGGATGCCATGGTGCTGAATATGGTGGACGTGGGCGAGGAAACCGGTGAACTCGACAAGATGCTCATCAAGGTCGCCGAGACGTACGATGAAGACGTGGACGCCCTGGTGAGCGGCATGATGAGCCTCATCGAGCCCTTGCTCATCATCGTCCTGGGAACAGCGGTCGGCTTCATCGTCATCGCCCTCTTCCTGCCGCTGATCTCGCTGATGCAGCAGCTCGGCGGCTCGTGA
- a CDS encoding type IV pilus twitching motility protein PilT, whose translation MPIEVNRLLQFIVDRGASDLHMCVGRPPTVRLNGRMLKLDTAPLVPEDTVSFMKAITPDRHQQELQEVGTTDFGFAFLDQARFRVSAYHQKGCIGIALRLIPNKLLTFEQIGLPHHLKELLTRPRGLVLVTGPTGSGKTTTQATMVNFINEHMERHIITIEDPIEYYHDHKKCIVTQREIGVDVPSFKEGVRRALRMDPDVILVGEMRDLETMSAAITAAETGHIVFATLHTTGSARTVNRIIDAYPTTQQGMVRSQLAVSVLAILSQVLLPRVGGQGRVAGFEIMVMTDAIANLIRENKVERIDSEIQTGRSKGMVLLDDFLFYELFAKGVIDYKTMITASQRPEDLQRKYKERSQ comes from the coding sequence ATGCCTATCGAAGTCAATCGCCTGTTGCAGTTCATTGTAGACCGCGGCGCGTCGGACCTGCACATGTGCGTGGGACGGCCGCCCACGGTGCGGCTCAACGGCCGGATGCTTAAGCTCGACACGGCTCCGCTGGTTCCCGAGGACACCGTGAGCTTCATGAAGGCGATCACGCCCGACCGCCACCAGCAGGAACTCCAGGAGGTGGGGACGACGGACTTCGGTTTCGCCTTTCTGGACCAGGCCCGGTTCCGCGTGAGCGCCTACCACCAGAAGGGCTGCATTGGAATCGCCCTGCGTCTCATCCCCAACAAGCTTCTGACCTTCGAACAGATCGGTCTCCCCCACCACCTCAAGGAGCTGCTCACGAGGCCCCGCGGTCTCGTCCTGGTCACCGGCCCGACCGGCTCCGGCAAGACGACCACCCAGGCCACGATGGTGAACTTCATCAACGAGCACATGGAGCGCCACATCATCACCATCGAGGACCCCATCGAGTACTATCACGACCACAAGAAGTGCATCGTCACCCAGCGCGAGATCGGGGTGGACGTGCCGAGCTTCAAGGAAGGCGTGCGCCGCGCCCTCCGCATGGACCCCGACGTCATCCTGGTGGGCGAGATGCGCGACCTGGAGACCATGAGCGCCGCGATCACCGCCGCGGAGACGGGCCACATCGTCTTCGCCACCCTTCACACCACCGGCTCGGCGCGCACGGTGAACCGCATCATTGATGCCTATCCCACCACGCAGCAGGGCATGGTGCGTTCGCAGCTCGCCGTGTCGGTGCTCGCCATCCTCTCGCAGGTGCTGCTGCCGCGCGTCGGCGGGCAGGGCCGCGTGGCGGGCTTCGAGATCATGGTCATGACCGACGCCATCGCCAACCTCATCCGCGAGAACAAGGTCGAGCGAATCGACTCCGAGATCCAGACCGGCCGCTCGAAGGGCATGGTGCTGCTCGACGACTTCCTGTTCTACGAGCTGTTCGCCAAAGGGGTGATAGACTACAAGACGATGATCACCGCCTCCCAGCGCCCCGAGGACCTCCAGCGCAAGTACAAGGAGCGCAGCCAATAA